The Hordeum vulgare subsp. vulgare chromosome 4H, MorexV3_pseudomolecules_assembly, whole genome shotgun sequence genomic interval ACCGCACCTCTAGCCTTGTATGTTCTCTAAAGATGGTATTCGTTTTATCTGATGTGGAGAGATCAAGGGCAGACCATGGGAGATCGTCGGAGGTTTTTGTAGCCCACAATCACGTAGAGAAAGGCAAGAGTCTTTTTTAGGAAGGAGGACCAGAAAAGCTTGGTTTGGAAGATGTAGCTCACTATCGTCTAGTCTGAAGCATTGTGTTGGAGTATAATGTCCGGTCCTCTCTCACATTTCAGACTTTTGAAAGAGTTGGCTCAAGCATGAATTCAATACATTGCTTGATCCCCACAAGAACATCTCCACATTTCTTCGGGACATCTCAGTTTTCAGCAATGTTTTAAATTTTTGGACTTTTGAAAGAGTTGTCTCAAGCATGAATTCAATACATTACTCGATCGCCACAAGGACATCTCCACATTTCTTGAGGACATCTCAGTTTTCACcaatgttttaaatagcgggctatGGCAAATAACAGTGAGCCTCTAAATTAGTTATAGCGGGCTATAACGGCCTATTTGTACATGATAccatttttacttttatttttattatttttttagaaaaggaggaacaCCGCCCCCAGCGTGTGCATCAATCGATGtatgcagccatattattaaaaTAGTTCAAGAATAAAGTCTTAGATCCACAAAGTGCTCAAAAACTCAGCATAAAAACAAGTGGTAAATTAAATAAAAATTGCCATAGCCGACGAAACCAAAAGTAGgctacgatgcctatacacctagcctATTATTATCTTGTCATCCAAATCGGCTGAAGATAGCTCATGCGACCATCTTCCCCCGCTTGCACCCAATAGCCATAAGTTCTCTAGAGTCTGCATGAGTGAGTaacgaccacgtacggatccaagaCGTGGCTCTCTATATAACCTCCAAAAAATTATTGAAGTTCTTGCCATTAAAGATCATATCATTTGTAATGTTCCATATAGCCTAAAATAAAGCACTTATACCAATCCAGATATGATTCGCTATAGTTACATCTACTTCACTGAGCCACGTCCCAAATAGAGTATTAATGCTCGTTGCTGGATTAGTGTTGAAGGCAATATGAATAGTGCACCATAATAGTTTTTGCAAGTGGACAATTAAAAAAGAGGTGTGTTATTGTTTTATTTTGATCACAATAGCAACATGTAGACTTGCCTATCCATCTTCTTTTTACCAAGTTGTCTTTGGTTAGTACAACTCCCTTGTGTACAAACCACATGAAAATTTTAATTTGAAGTGTCACTTTAATTTTCCAAATATGCAATGATCTCGAAAGAGGTGTAGAGTTAATTAGATCCATATACATCGACTTCAGTGGAAAAACATTCATAACTAATTTCGAGTGAATATTATGTGCCTCGTCAGAGAGTTCAACATCCATCAATTATCTCACCAAGTGTAACCAAGCATTCCAGCGTTCTCCCACTAGAGATCGCCTGAATTGGATATTCACAGGTACCGACTGTAATATGGTGCCAACAAATCTTCGTTACGTTGTGCAATATTATATAGGATAGGATATTGTAAAGCTATAGGCGTATCACAGGCCATGTGTCCTCCCAGAATATGGTCGTTGTACCATTCTCAACTAAAAACATCACCCGCTCCAAGAAGGTTACCTTCATCCTCATTCACTCCTTCCAAAAAGGTGAGTCATTAGGTCTAGCAGTAACCTGAGCCAATGTCTTAGACTGTAGGTACTTATCCCACAAGATTTGTACCCACATCCCTTCGGTCTAGAAGATCACATGTATGGCCATTTTCTACGCGTGCATTTATTCTTCACTTCTAAATTCTCAATGTCGAGACCCCCTTGGTCTTTGTGTCTGCAAATAATATCTCACCTTGCCAATCTGTATTTGTTCTTAGCCTCATCACACGGTGAGAAGAAACGAGACTGATAAAAGTCTAGTATTTTCCGTACACCTACCAGTACTTCAAAAAAGCTAGTAGGAACATCGGCACGCTTGTCAACACCGAGTTTATCAACACAAGCTGACCTCCATAAGACATAAGTTTTCCCTTCTAGcaacttagtcttttctcgaatctatcttcaatacatttccattccCTATTCATCAATCGTCTATGATGAATGGGAATCCCTACGTAACTAAACGGGAGTGATCCCATTTCACATCCAATAGTTGCATGTACGCGTCTTGTTCCTCCTTTTCTCTCCCAAATCATAATAGCTCACTTTTGTTAAAATTAATTTTTAGTCCAGACAATTGTTTAAATAGGCATAGAACAAGCTTCATGTTCCTAGCTTTTGCGACATCCTGTTCTGTGAAGATGATTGTGTCATTCGCTATTGTAGTATGGACACTCCCCCCTCTACAAGGTGTGGAACAAGTCCTCCTACTTGGTCATTCTCTTTAGCACGACCAATAAGGACTGCCAACATATCCGCCACTATGTTGAATAGCACGGGAGACATCAAATCTCCATGTCTCAAGCCCTCATGTGTTTGAAAGTAATGACCTATGTCATTATTAACTTTAATCCCGACACTACCTTTCTGAATGAAAGCATCCACCTGATCCCTCCAAGATACGTTGAACCCCTTCATATGTAAGTCCTCTTGAAGAAATGTCCATTTGACCTTATCATGCGCGTGCTCCAAATTCACTTTAACGATAACCCCATCAAGTTTCTTTGTATGGATTTCGTGTAACGTTTCATGAATGACGGCGACCCCTTCTAGGATGTGTCTCCGAGGCATGAAAGCTGTGTGAGTTGGTTGCACTACCGAATGGGCTATCTCCGTCAATCTACTCGTGCCAATCTATGTAAAGATTTTGAAACTGACATTAAGCAGATAAATCGGTCTGAACTGCTCAATGCGAATAGCCTCCACCTTCTTTGGAAACAACTttattgttccaaagttaaggtggaataactgcaagtgaccattaaacaaatcatggaaCATAGGCAAAAGATCACCCTTAATAATATGCTAACACTTTTTATAGAATTCCGCCGAAAACCCATCCGAATctggtgccttgttttgtttcatgtgTGCTATTgcatcaaacacctctttctcagTAAACGGAGCTGACAATACCTCGTTTTCATCTGAACTGAGGTGAGGTATGTCGCTTGTTGTGCACTCATCCAGAGAAACAAAATTCTCTTCGAATGCGCCAAACAATTTTTTATAGTATTTGGAGATGTATAATTGTAGGTTCTCATGTCCTATAATTGTACCATCATCCTGTTCAAGTTGAATTATGTTCTTCTTCCTATGTTTGTCATTCGCAATCACGTGAAAGAATTGTGTGTTATCATCCCCATGGACCACCTTCATCACCTTTCCTCGAAGGgcccatttcatctcctcctctcttAGAAGAGATGGCAACTTCTTCTCAACCTTAATCTTAATATTCCGATCTGACATATTAAGAACTGTAGACTCTGCTTTCATATCTAACTCATTAATGAGTTGAATAAGCCTTTTATTTACTTTGTAAATGCCATTTTGATTTTTGGTCCAGCCTCTCAAGAACCGGCACAGCACAAGTGTCTGATTTTATTCTGCCATCTTTCCATACTAGATGACCCACCAGATTCCCTGACCCATTCAGCAGCAATGAAATCCATCAATCCTTCTCTCTCGAACCAACTTAATTCAAaagagaaaatatttttgttaCCAATATAAATCACTTTCTCAGAATCGagagaaaatatttttgttaCCCATATGTATCACTTTCCGAGAATCGATCGATAGTGATGTGTTATCCGATATGGCCCCTTGCAAGGCATGGATATCGGCCCTTTGCAAGGCATGGACTATGATCAGTTGGTCAGAACCCGATCCGACTTCAATATGTTGGCTTAACGGCgagaatggcgttttggctcccgggagccatggatgcctttatttttgaaaaattcaaattgaaatttttatggttcaaaaaattctgaaaaaaatatgcatgtatgtaaggatgtaaccgacatgtgtgtaaaatttcaggtcaaaatactttaaatcgtgatctgtacaaaaaaacaaattcatggtctgaaatgatgaatagtaaacAGCCTCAGATTTGTCGATTTTGCACAGCCCttatttcaacgtattttgttctgaaaatttacacacttgtgtattataccttcatttatctatgtatttttttttcagaattttttgaaacattaaaatacaaatttgcactgaatttgaagtttgaatttgaaGGCCTCCAGCAATATTCGCTTAACGGCGCTATATATAGTGATGTGTTATCCGATATGGCCCTTTGCAAGGCATGGACTATGATCAGTTGGTCAGAACCCGAACCAACTTCTCCTATGTTGGCTGATTTGGCCCTTTGCAAGGCATGGACTATGATCAGTTGGTCAGAACCCGATCCAACTTCTCCTATGTTGGCTTAAAGGCGCTGGCTATTTAAAACTATATGATTTTAAGTCATACCGGTGCAGAATGCAACACAAGACAGAGCACCGAGACCATAGTTATTTTGCATACACAAGACAGAGCATTGACACCATAGTTATTTTGCATactgttcattgatctaccatcaGTCAATCACATTGTTCTTCAACTGTAACAGCATGGGAGCATTCATCTCTTATGACATCTATAGATAATTACTGTACCTACACTCGCCTTCAAGCAGGTCTCACGGCTCTTGTCCCTTTTTTAAGCTTGATTGAAATAAAAGGCGAAAATGTAGAAGCTAAATTAATCAAGAAGAAACAGAAGAGGACCGATCTAGATGGGACTTGTTGCTGCCCCATGTCACTGCCAGATTCATCATGGCCTTCCTTTCAACCATGAGCGGCGGTGGCGCGATCCATCATCTCTCACATCACCGAGCAGCTGTTGGGGTCCTCGTCGCTGAAGTAGTTGTAAGGCTCGCCCGCTGGTGGCTGTGGCGGCATCGCATAGGCGGTTGGCATCGGGTACGAGCCCATCGGCGGCCGCCCGTAACCTGGCCCGTAGCCCATCTGCGGGTACcctcccgcgccgccgccgtggccGCCGTTCATCAtcatttgctgctgctgctgctgttgcagcATTGtcatctgctgctgctgttgctgctgctggatCAGTGCCATGTACTGCTGCTGCGCCATGGGGTTCCCGGCCGCAGCGGCAGCCTGCAGCATCTCTGCCCCGGACGGcatgccaccgccgccgccaccagcgCCCTGGTAAAACCCAGCCGGCGGCAtgccctgcatggcgcggccagccTGAGCGCTGCTCGCCGCGTGGGGGTGGCCCATGGGACCGCCCATGCCGGGGAAACCGGCGCCGCCCATCATGTTAGGCCTGAACATGGCCTGCTGCTGCGGCTGCATGCCGCCGCCAATCGGGCCGCCCATCGCTGCTGCCGGGCCACCAACGCCGCCGCCCTTCTTCCCCTGGACCGGTGCTCCTCCCTTGACGTTGTTcggctgcccaccaccgcctgcgTTCTTACCaccgccgttgccgttgccgttgccgcctTGGTGCTGCTGCTTGCCACCTGCGTCTTTCTTGCCGCCGTTGTTGCCGTTCCCCTTGATCTGCACCGGGATCTCGTTTCCTCCACCGCCCTTCTTCCCACCATTGCTAGCGCCCTTCTTGTCGCCCCCGCCGGCGTTCGGCGGCATGGCCATCTGCTTCATCATCATCTTGGGGTCGTCGTAGTAGTCGTCTTCGAAGCCATCATCGTCGaaatcttcgtcgtcgtcaaatTCGTCGAACTCGTCGTCGAACTCGctgccgccgtcgtcgccccagCCGTCGTCGGGGATGTTGAACTTGACGGACTTGGggtccttggccggcgcacccgccGGGAAAGGCATCTTCGCCGCGGCGGCACCCATGAACTGCGGCGGCAGCTTGAGCCCCTTCATCTGCAtctgctgctgcagctgctgGAGCTGCTGCGGGGTCGGCGCGCCCTTCATCTGCAtctgctgctgcagctgctgGAGCTGCTGCGGGGTCGGCGCTCCCTTCATCTGCAtctgctgctgcagctgctgGAGCTGTTGCGGCGTCGGCGCGCCCTTCATCTGCAtctgctgctgcagctgctgAAGCTGCTGCGGCGTCGGGCCCTTCATCTGCATCTGCTGCTGCATTTGCTGAATCTGCTGCGGGGTCGGCTGCGGCATCGCCATCTTTGCGTCCTTGCCGCCACCGCCTCCCTTGTGGGCCTTGCCGCCGGCATCTTTGGCATGGCCTTTGCCGCCGGCGTCCTTGGGCTGCTGGCCcttaccgccgccgccaccgtctAGGTGGAGCTTCTGGAACTGGTTGGCGACGCCACCGGGCTTGGAACCCCAGAGCACAGCCGGCTTGCCGCCCTTGTTGAGCTTCTTAATGATGGTGTCCGGATCCACCAGCCCGGACACCATCACCTTGCCCTCCTCCGGGTCGATGGAGCTCTGGTACACGCCTGCAAACAAGAGGGATGAATCCAACACATTCTCCCGGCGGAACAGCTAAACAAGACGGACAACCAGAAGTCGATCCATTACTTACCATCGATCTTGCTGAGgatcttcttcaccttcttctggCACCCATCGCAGTGGATGTTCACCTTGAGCACGCAGGTCTGTGGATTTGGGGACGAACAAACAAAGAAACACGAACAGCATGCAGGGATCAGACATAGGAGCAAGCAAGCAACCTCACGGAAATTCCATGGCAGCAGAAACAAGAAGGAACATGCGGGAGAATGTCTTGAGTTGGGAGGAAGCAAAGCAAGGAAGGAAGAACCTCACCTGTATCTTGAGCACATCCTCCTTGCTCATGGCTGACTTGCTGGCCGAAACGCAGCGGCACAACGACGAGAAGCGCCCCGCAGATCTGGTGCAGAGGAAACGGACGCGGAGGGGGGCTCAAATCAGGGGCAGGAGAGCAGGAAGAAGGC includes:
- the LOC123448175 gene encoding heavy metal-associated isoprenylated plant protein 33-like codes for the protein MSKEDVLKIQTCVLKVNIHCDGCQKKVKKILSKIDGVYQSSIDPEEGKVMVSGLVDPDTIIKKLNKGGKPAVLWGSKPGGVANQFQKLHLDGGGGGKGQQPKDAGGKGHAKDAGGKAHKGGGGGKDAKMAMPQPTPQQIQQMQQQMQMKGPTPQQLQQLQQQMQMKGAPTPQQLQQLQQQMQMKGAPTPQQLQQLQQQMQMKGAPTPQQLQQLQQQMQMKGLKLPPQFMGAAAAKMPFPAGAPAKDPKSVKFNIPDDGWGDDGGSEFDDEFDEFDDDEDFDDDGFEDDYYDDPKMMMKQMAMPPNAGGGDKKGASNGGKKGGGGNEIPVQIKGNGNNGGKKDAGGKQQHQGGNGNGNGGGKNAGGGGQPNNVKGGAPVQGKKGGGVGGPAAAMGGPIGGGMQPQQQAMFRPNMMGGAGFPGMGGPMGHPHAASSAQAGRAMQGMPPAGFYQGAGGGGGGMPSGAEMLQAAAAAGNPMAQQQYMALIQQQQQQQQMTMLQQQQQQQMMMNGGHGGGAGGYPQMGYGPGYGRPPMGSYPMPTAYAMPPQPPAGEPYNYFSDEDPNSCSVM